The following are encoded together in the Tripterygium wilfordii isolate XIE 37 chromosome 18, ASM1340144v1, whole genome shotgun sequence genome:
- the LOC119983480 gene encoding uncharacterized protein LOC119983480 gives MNPSTTRTALLVTLLILSFFTIRTNWDRIWSAFYGSPIFLPVFGVILASALLVMAVRATIVTWITVLVLLACAGNRRRVLVRQGSKITTDVAMYLVKVVVREKGLVAVACATLVSFMAMIRIAEAGFY, from the coding sequence ATGAACCCATCTACAACTAGAACAGCATTGTTGGTCACTCTCTTGATTCTGTCATTTTTCACAATCAGAACTAACTGGGACAGAATCTGGTCAGCTTTCTATGGATCACCAATATTTCTTCCTGTTTTTGGGGTCATTTTGGCGTCAGCTTTGCTTGTTATGGCGGTACGTGCTACGATTGTCACATGGATCACAGTGCTAGTGCTCCTAGCCTGTGCAGGAAACCGTCGTCGGGTTCTTGTTCGACAAGGAAGTAAGATCACTACTGATGTTGCAATGTACTTGGTGAAGGTGGTCGTTAGAGAAAAAGGTCTTGTTGCAGTGGCTTGTGCTACTCTTGTAAGCTTCATGGCCATGATTCGCATTGCAGAAGCTGGATTTTATTAG
- the LOC119983785 gene encoding protein JOKA2-like isoform X1 produces the protein MEDAMVIKVKYGDTLRRFSVPVNEKKQLDLDMDGLKWKILSLFNFPPNADLILTYVDEDGDVVTLADDNDLCDVMSQRLKFLRIDVQLNDEQSGNSSESGGCATPTSSPHIQKPLPNISVDVNEVLKLIPDPLYETLSKLSLDLASKATSSSPVLAELLECFSKMSHSYLNPVSQSGPASSTLRGGSTGLKAPLVSNDANDSYYYGSQEVLRKSNLANEQSKKVEIENVARGVDAPNLSKATPVDLNVKPPINGPASDDARIRKEIDGYLNGKSVGFGVSDMAGSMRPPNAVRGQNTELIGNLSNECPFSGLTINNQAAIPLRVNPRVSPFKRSNNRYDAAVGMFHKGVRCDGCGVHPITGPRFKSKVKEDYDLCSICFSEMGNEADYIRMDRPQSYRHSQSVHGLRDYTQHPRVIRQFLKGDSAKPARPKLDSRFVLDVNVLDGTVMAPSTSFSKIWRMRNCGDSVWPQGSQLVWIGGDRFSSTISVNVEIPADGVPIDGELDVAVDFIAPQLPGRYISYWRMSTPSGVKFGQRVWVLIQVDGALKDAFCQNFEDINLNVTLQDAIDGYQGLNLNYPPVSSCSKSPQVLDMNVRPVGDVVSSLPSDNVVTEPAKPVGVEQPKEVNAESNFPINDVLLVGSGASAPPAPLQGPSEVNAPVSCPIIDLPEATAAGTSHATSPVTEVPISSVGVKIIDEVEKSLLEELEMMGFKQVDLNKKILRRNGYNLEQSVDDLCGDAEWDTILDELQEMGFCNQEANKRLLKKNNGSIKRVVMELLSGDEEV, from the exons ATGGAGGATGCGATGGTGATCAAG GTGAAATATGGAGATACATTGAGGCGTTTCAGTGTTCCTGTTAATGAGAAGAAACAGCTTGATCTTGATATGGATGGATTGAAGTGGAAAATCCTAAGTCTCTTTAATTTTCCCCCCAATGCTGATCTGATTCTTACTTACGTAGATGAAGATGGTGATGTGGTAACACTTGCTGATGACAATGATTTGTGTGATGTGATGAGCCAGAGATTGAAGTTCTTGAGGATTGATGTGCAGCTGAACGATGAACAATCTGGTAATTCGAGTGAATCTGGTGGTTGTGCAACCCCCACGAGCTCTCCACACATCCAGAAGCCATTGCCAAACATTAGTGTTGATGTTAATGAGGTCTTGAAATTGATCCCAGACCCATTATATGAGACACTTTCAAAGCTCTCTCTTGACTTGGCTTCGAAAGCTACATCTTCTAGCCCAGTTCTTGCTGAGCTTCTTGAGTGCTTTTCAAAGATGAGTCATAGTTACCTCAATCCAGTTTCTCAATCAGGTCCAGCTTCAAGCACACTGAGAGGTGGTTCTACTGGTTTAAAGGCACCATTGGTGTCTAACGATGCAAATGACTCTTATTATTATGGTTCACAAGAGGTGTtgagaaagtctaacttggcgAATGAACAAAGCAAGAAGGTGGAGATTGAAAATGTGGCTCGAGGTGTGGATGCACCAAATTTGTCTAAAGCTACGCCTGTTGATTTGAATGTCAAGCCTCCCATTAATGGCCCTGCTAGCGATGATGCTAGGATCCGTAAGGAGATCGACGGTTATCTCAATGGAAAATCTGTTGGTTTTGGTGTGTCAGATATGGCAGGATCTATGAGGCCCCCTAATGCGGTTAGGGGTCAAAACACTGAATTGATTGGTAATCTCTCCAATGAATGTCCATTTAGTGGATTGACCATAAATAATCAAGCGGCCATTCCTCTTCGTGTGAATCCTCGGGTTTCTCCTTTTAAGAGAAGCAATAATCGTTATGATGCTGCTGTTGGTATGTTTCATAAGGGTGTCCGTTGTGATGGATGTGGGGTTCATCCAATTACCGGGCCTCGATTTAAATCTAAAGT AAAAGAAGATTATGACCTCTGCAGCATCTGTTTCTCAGAGATGGGGAATGAGGCTGATTACATCAGGATGGACCGGCCTCAGTCTTATCGGCATTCTCAGTCTGTCCATGGTTTACGTGATTAT ACGCAGCATCCTAGGGTAATACGGCAGTTCTTAAAAGGTGATTCGGCAAAGCCGGCTCGGCCTAAGCTAGATAGCCGTTTCGTTTTGGACGTGAATGTGTTGGATGGGACTGTGATGGCCCCTTCTACCTCATTCTCAAAGATTTGGAGGATGCGCAACTGTGGCGACTCAGTGTGGCCCCAGGGATCACAGCTCGTGTGGATTGGAGGAGACAGATTCAGTAGCACTATTTCTGTCAATGTAGAG ATTCCTGCCGACGGTGTGCCTATAGATGGGGAACTTGACGTGGCAGTTGACTTTATTGCACCTCAATTACCTGGTCGATACATCTCATACTGGAGAATGTCAACCCCATCTGGTGTAAAATTTGGGCAACGTGTTTGGGTTCTCATACAG GTTGATGGGGCCCTGAAGGATGCATTTTGCCAAAACTTTGAAGACATAAACTTGAATGTTACCCTGCAGGATGCAATTGATGGATATCAAGGCCTAAACTTGAATTATCCTCCGGTTAGCAGTTGTTCAAAATCCCCTCAAGTGTTAGATATGAATGTTCGGCCTGTTGGGGATGTTGTCTCATCTCTTCCTAGTGATAATGTTGTCACAGAACCTGCTAAGCCAGTGGGCGTTGAACAACCTAAAGAGGTAAATGCAGAGTCCAATTTCCCTATAAATGATGTCTTGCTAGTAGGAAGTGGTGCGTCTGCCCCTCCTGCTCCTCTACAGGGCCCTTCCGAAGTCAACGCTCCTGTGTCATGCCCAATTATTGATCTTCCTGAAGCCACTGCAGCTGGGACATCCCATGCAACTTCCCCTGTCACGGAGGTGCCAATTTCATCTGTAGGGGTCAAAATAATTGATGAGGTTGAGAAGTCCCTCCTTGAGGAGCTTGAGATGATGGGTTTCAAGCAGGTTGACTTGAACAAGAAGATCTTGAGGAGGAATGGATACAATCTGGAGCAGTCAGTAGATGATCTCTGCGGTGATGCTGAATGGGATACAATCCTTGACGAGTTGCAGGAGATG GGATTCTGCAATCAAGAAGCTAACAAGAGACTGCTGAAGAAGAACAATGGGAGTATTAAGCGTGTGGTCATGGAACTCCTCTCTGGAGACGAGGAGGTTTAG
- the LOC119983785 gene encoding protein JOKA2-like isoform X2, translating to MEDAMVIKVKYGDTLRRFSVPVNEKKQLDLDMDGLKWKILSLFNFPPNADLILTYVDEDGDVVTLADDNDLCDVMSQRLKFLRIDVQLNDEQSGNSSESGGCATPTSSPHIQKPLPNISVDVNEVLKLIPDPLYETLSKLSLDLASKATSSSPVLAELLECFSKMSHSYLNPVSQSGPASSTLRGGSTGLKAPLVSNDANDSYYYGSQEVLRKSNLANEQSKKVEIENVARGVDAPNLSKATPVDLNVKPPINGPASDDARIRKEIDGYLNGKSVGFGVSDMAGSMRPPNAVRGQNTELIGNLSNECPFSGLTINNQAAIPLRVNPRVSPFKRSNNRYDAAVGMFHKGVRCDGCGVHPITGPRFKSKVKEDYDLCSICFSEMGNEADYIRMDRPQSYRHSQSVHGLRDYHPRVIRQFLKGDSAKPARPKLDSRFVLDVNVLDGTVMAPSTSFSKIWRMRNCGDSVWPQGSQLVWIGGDRFSSTISVNVEIPADGVPIDGELDVAVDFIAPQLPGRYISYWRMSTPSGVKFGQRVWVLIQVDGALKDAFCQNFEDINLNVTLQDAIDGYQGLNLNYPPVSSCSKSPQVLDMNVRPVGDVVSSLPSDNVVTEPAKPVGVEQPKEVNAESNFPINDVLLVGSGASAPPAPLQGPSEVNAPVSCPIIDLPEATAAGTSHATSPVTEVPISSVGVKIIDEVEKSLLEELEMMGFKQVDLNKKILRRNGYNLEQSVDDLCGDAEWDTILDELQEMGFCNQEANKRLLKKNNGSIKRVVMELLSGDEEV from the exons ATGGAGGATGCGATGGTGATCAAG GTGAAATATGGAGATACATTGAGGCGTTTCAGTGTTCCTGTTAATGAGAAGAAACAGCTTGATCTTGATATGGATGGATTGAAGTGGAAAATCCTAAGTCTCTTTAATTTTCCCCCCAATGCTGATCTGATTCTTACTTACGTAGATGAAGATGGTGATGTGGTAACACTTGCTGATGACAATGATTTGTGTGATGTGATGAGCCAGAGATTGAAGTTCTTGAGGATTGATGTGCAGCTGAACGATGAACAATCTGGTAATTCGAGTGAATCTGGTGGTTGTGCAACCCCCACGAGCTCTCCACACATCCAGAAGCCATTGCCAAACATTAGTGTTGATGTTAATGAGGTCTTGAAATTGATCCCAGACCCATTATATGAGACACTTTCAAAGCTCTCTCTTGACTTGGCTTCGAAAGCTACATCTTCTAGCCCAGTTCTTGCTGAGCTTCTTGAGTGCTTTTCAAAGATGAGTCATAGTTACCTCAATCCAGTTTCTCAATCAGGTCCAGCTTCAAGCACACTGAGAGGTGGTTCTACTGGTTTAAAGGCACCATTGGTGTCTAACGATGCAAATGACTCTTATTATTATGGTTCACAAGAGGTGTtgagaaagtctaacttggcgAATGAACAAAGCAAGAAGGTGGAGATTGAAAATGTGGCTCGAGGTGTGGATGCACCAAATTTGTCTAAAGCTACGCCTGTTGATTTGAATGTCAAGCCTCCCATTAATGGCCCTGCTAGCGATGATGCTAGGATCCGTAAGGAGATCGACGGTTATCTCAATGGAAAATCTGTTGGTTTTGGTGTGTCAGATATGGCAGGATCTATGAGGCCCCCTAATGCGGTTAGGGGTCAAAACACTGAATTGATTGGTAATCTCTCCAATGAATGTCCATTTAGTGGATTGACCATAAATAATCAAGCGGCCATTCCTCTTCGTGTGAATCCTCGGGTTTCTCCTTTTAAGAGAAGCAATAATCGTTATGATGCTGCTGTTGGTATGTTTCATAAGGGTGTCCGTTGTGATGGATGTGGGGTTCATCCAATTACCGGGCCTCGATTTAAATCTAAAGT AAAAGAAGATTATGACCTCTGCAGCATCTGTTTCTCAGAGATGGGGAATGAGGCTGATTACATCAGGATGGACCGGCCTCAGTCTTATCGGCATTCTCAGTCTGTCCATGGTTTACGTGATTAT CATCCTAGGGTAATACGGCAGTTCTTAAAAGGTGATTCGGCAAAGCCGGCTCGGCCTAAGCTAGATAGCCGTTTCGTTTTGGACGTGAATGTGTTGGATGGGACTGTGATGGCCCCTTCTACCTCATTCTCAAAGATTTGGAGGATGCGCAACTGTGGCGACTCAGTGTGGCCCCAGGGATCACAGCTCGTGTGGATTGGAGGAGACAGATTCAGTAGCACTATTTCTGTCAATGTAGAG ATTCCTGCCGACGGTGTGCCTATAGATGGGGAACTTGACGTGGCAGTTGACTTTATTGCACCTCAATTACCTGGTCGATACATCTCATACTGGAGAATGTCAACCCCATCTGGTGTAAAATTTGGGCAACGTGTTTGGGTTCTCATACAG GTTGATGGGGCCCTGAAGGATGCATTTTGCCAAAACTTTGAAGACATAAACTTGAATGTTACCCTGCAGGATGCAATTGATGGATATCAAGGCCTAAACTTGAATTATCCTCCGGTTAGCAGTTGTTCAAAATCCCCTCAAGTGTTAGATATGAATGTTCGGCCTGTTGGGGATGTTGTCTCATCTCTTCCTAGTGATAATGTTGTCACAGAACCTGCTAAGCCAGTGGGCGTTGAACAACCTAAAGAGGTAAATGCAGAGTCCAATTTCCCTATAAATGATGTCTTGCTAGTAGGAAGTGGTGCGTCTGCCCCTCCTGCTCCTCTACAGGGCCCTTCCGAAGTCAACGCTCCTGTGTCATGCCCAATTATTGATCTTCCTGAAGCCACTGCAGCTGGGACATCCCATGCAACTTCCCCTGTCACGGAGGTGCCAATTTCATCTGTAGGGGTCAAAATAATTGATGAGGTTGAGAAGTCCCTCCTTGAGGAGCTTGAGATGATGGGTTTCAAGCAGGTTGACTTGAACAAGAAGATCTTGAGGAGGAATGGATACAATCTGGAGCAGTCAGTAGATGATCTCTGCGGTGATGCTGAATGGGATACAATCCTTGACGAGTTGCAGGAGATG GGATTCTGCAATCAAGAAGCTAACAAGAGACTGCTGAAGAAGAACAATGGGAGTATTAAGCGTGTGGTCATGGAACTCCTCTCTGGAGACGAGGAGGTTTAG